The sequence TCCACTTTTGAGAATTTAGGATTATCCGTATCTGGAATCTCTCCCATTTCATCCACTTCCGCAAAGGGAACCATATCTGAATTTTTCTCCATCAGACGTGAACCAGAACGTGTAGACACAGGCTCAACAGTCACAAACTGCTCAAGAGCGTCAAATGAGCGTGCTAATTCATTAATTTTTGTTTGAACATCTTTTGGAATGACTAGTCCGCCATCTTCATCCGTAGCACCAGACATGGCGCGAACTTCATTTTCTTTCGTTTGAATTAATTCTCGTTCCTCTGCATTCAAGTCCTTATTTCGAAGAGCTTTCATGAATACATCACGATATTCCGGCTCTTCCCCAGCATTCGGGATAATAGGGTCTCCCCCTTGATTCTCCGCCGCCTCCGCTTCATCAAGGGAACGTTGCACCTCGATTTTCGCTTGTAAGGAACGGACTTCTTCCATCTTCGCTTCTGCATCTTTCACCTTGTCTTCACCCATAAGTGAACGGACTTCCATTTTTCTAGCTTCCAATTGCGCTAACAATTCGCGTAATTCTTTCGTCATTTTCAATCGATCTCCATTCTGTTTTTAGTTTTTGGCAACAAAAAAAGAACCCGATTATATGAGTTCTAATTCAAGTTCTAATTTTCTTTTGATAATTTCATCTTCAACTTTTTGTGCTGCCCTTTTTTCACTGTCCTTAAAATCTTCGAGTGATCGGGCTGAAACCTCGTTGGATGGATAAGCAGGAAAAGCAACAGGACTAATTTCAAATAAGTCAGCACTAAGAATTGTCCGTTTATACACCTTGCCATCTGCACGATTCTCTGACGACCACTTGTCCTTAATATTACTCATGCCGAACGATAGCCCGTCCACATCTCCTCGTTGAATGAGGGTCCATGCATCATTCCCATCTGAAGTAGCAGGGATATCCAAATCAAAGCGCAGCTCATCGCTTTCGTTATACACTCGCAACGTGCCACTTTTCGTGTTGCCCAGTATTTTAGACGTATCGTGAGACCACAAACCTACCACATTTCGTACTTTCAAACTGTCAGTAAATGCACCGTCAGAAATTTGTTCAACGATTTTGTCGCCCCAATAATCGCGCATTTCAGCAGAATCAGTGTTGTACTTGATTGCTCCAGAAATAGTGCGCTCTTTCCCATCTTCGCCAGATGACCGTATTTCAAGTTTAATGGGGATAGCGCGAATTTCTTTCTTGTCTTTTTCCTCTCTCGACTTACTCAAGTGTTCTCACCTCCTTCCGGTGGATCTACCCTAATGACTGGAGAGTTGCACTTTTGACAATTCAAACCATCTGTGAATTTGTGCGTATTTTCAAGTTTCCAATCGCAAACCATGCAGTATAAGCTATGCTTTTTACCTTTAGTCATCATCTTCACCTCCATCTATCGTTATCCGTGCATTGTTTTTCATATATGCTTCACCAGCACGACTAATTGGAATCATGTTGCCGTTAACTAGCAATTCATCGCCGCCCTCTTCTGGTGGTAAATCTTCTTTCCCACGGGCTTCATTCGCTTTCAAAAAACCACCCTGCACGCCAATTCGATATGCTTCGTAACGAGTTTTCAAATCTCCACGTAAAATAGCATCAACATTAAACTTCAGATAAAAGCCAGCATCAATTTCACTATCCAAGAACAATTTATAGGTCATTTCTTGCTCATACATAGTAAGGATAGATAAAAGCGTAGAATTGTAGAATTCCTGCTCCTGCTGCTCGATATTCGTATGAGTGGAACGATCCAAGTCATTCAGTTGGTGTGCCTTAATGCCAAACGCGGTCGCAAGCTGCTTAATTGTCACCTCGTTATTTTCAAGAAATTGAGCATCATGCATATTAAGTGACATCGGTACAAATTGATAACCGACGGGCATAAGCGCTATTCGATGACTATTCTTTAATCCGCTGGACATCGATTCGAATTTTTCACGAAAATTCTTTTTTGCATCTTCATTGAGATCTCCGACATACTGCACAATACCTTTAACCTGCAATCCTTGCTTATAAAAATTATTGATGAACTTTTCAGCAGATTTTGCATTCTCTAATAAGCCTTTTAATTCGTCAATCGTAGGAATGCCAACTAGCCCATCGAGCGTTACCGTGTTTTTGAAGTGCAATACTTCATGAGGATGAAGTTTAACCTGCTTACCACCAACATTCACGATATACCACATTTTTGTGCTGCTATTTAACAATCCTACATCATCAATGTAGACAGTTACTTTTTCGGAATCGATTGGCCAAAGCGCTTTTACTTTGCCTTTTTTGTCGTACTCAATGCTAGCATAACTATTTCCACGCAAATTCCGCTGTGCCTCCAATGCGCTAAAAAAAGATGTCGTTGACATGTACAGGTTTGGTCGCAACTTTAACAAGCTACTAAAATAATGCCTGCTCGATTTCCGAATCCCGTTGTCATCCTCTTGATAGATCTTGATAGGTAACTTTGATACAGATTCGGATAGTATTTTTACGCATGAAAAGATAGTCGCTACTTTCAATGCGTTCTTTCCACGTACATTCACACTATCCTTGGAGATGCCGAGGAAATCCAGTAACTTTTCATCATCTTTATTTAATTCAAAGACATGGTTGCTACGTTCTTCCGCTACCTCTTCTTTTATTCCGAAAAACCAACGCGCAAAAGCCCCCATTTGCTCACCTCCCTTAATCCCATAACATGCCAAGAAAGTCCTCTTCGGCAAATTCGGAAACGTCAATAATTTCTACTTCTCCAAACATAGCCCTAGCAAATGCATTAATAATTGCCGCCGCCGGATCAATTCGTTCAGTAGATTTCGATTTGTCGAGCATGATATTTTCCTGTTCACTCACTTTTTGAACCGCGTTACCCATCGCCCAATTTAATAATGGGTCGTCAAAGTGCATTAGGTTTTTGCCAAACACCGCTTTTCTGAGTCCTTTTGTTGGACCAGTTAAATGGTTGATGTACTGCGGTATTTCCACGACTGTGAAATTGTATTTCTCCATATTTTGCGAAAACTGCGTAGCATTCCATTTGTCATAATTAACTTCTTGGATGTCATAGCCTGCTTCACGTAAATCTAACAAATATTGTTCGATGTAACTGTAATCCACAACTGCTCCTGGGGTAGTAGTCAAATGGCCTTGGTCCTTCCACAGAGAGAAAGGGACGTTATCCGTATTCATGCGTTCTTGCAAACGATCTTCTGGCATAAATGAGTGTTGCTTTACGGCATATGTCTTTTCATCAATTTTGAAGACAAGGCCTACACTTGTTAAGTCGGTTGTCGTGGATAAGTCAACGCCCGCCCAAACTGGATACGACTTCAAATCCACTTCATCCGCTATGCACAACCGCCATTTTTTCATGTTCATGTAGCCGCCGTCTTTCGCGTCCACCCAAATATTCATGTTTTTTGTAAGATACGTCCTCATTTTTTCCGGCACATCTAGCGCCGCTTTGATTCGACTACGCAAATAATTCATGCCGTTTTCGTAAGAACAAATAATCGGATTCGCTTTTGGCCATACCGATTCATCTTTCACGTCATCGTCTTTATCCAATTCATTTACCATGACGAAATATTGATCATTTGTAATCGGATCGTGAGGATTAACGATTTGAGAAACATATTTATATTCAACACGATAGCAAGGGTTATTCAGATTGAATCCCGCAGTCGTGATAATCATCATAAGAGGTTGCGAACGAGCACCCATTCCTGATTCTATAATTTCATACATTTCATCAGTTTCATGCGCATGATATTCATCAATGATGCCGCATTGTGGATTATAGCCATCACCTTTTTTTCCGTCTTCCTTGCTCAATGACTTAACAAAAGAATCGCTTTTCAAATGGGTAATTGTCCCATACGCAACATTGAACTTATCACGTAGATTTTCGTTACCTCGAATCATCTGATCAATTTCATCCCACACAATTTTCGCCTGATCTTTTTTTGTTGCCGCACAATAGACTTCCGCAGATGACTCACCGAATGCAGATGACTCATAACTACCAACTGCGCCCAAACTTTGAGATTTAGCATTTTTTCGGGCAACTTGCCAATAAGCCTTGTTAAATCGTCGCAATCCTGTATCTACGTGAAGCCACCCGTATATATTGCCAAATATAAACTGCTGAATTATATGGGGGTCTATATATTGACCTGCAAGTACACCTTTCCGATGCTTGAAAAGTCGCATCCAGTCAAGGAAACGTTCAGCTGCCATTTCTGAAAATACGTAAGGGAATGCTTCAGTACCTTGTTTCGTCAAGTCATCCAAAAAACGACGACACGCCCACTTGTGTTTTTCACAAGCAACAGTGCCGCCGTCTAATACAGACTCACTATATTCAATTAATTTTTCCAGCAACGACATTAGACATCACCGAATTTCTTTTCGAACTCCGACTCTTCTTTCTTTTCTGGCGTAGGAATAACTAATTTCAGACGTGAAGAAATCGTTAAACCTAAATCTGCCGCTGCCGCACGACACTCTGTAAATAGCGTATTTTTTACCCGCGCCAATTTTGGATAATCTTCATTCGCAAAAGTCATTTTCTTCCCGTCTGGATTTGTAATTGTTTCAGTAGGCTTTATTTTCCGCATTTCTTTCACAATCAAAAGATACTGATACTTTGAATCTAAGTATCTAGCAAGTGCATCTACATCAAGATCGCTGAATATTTCAAGCCGCATTAGTTCGGATGATATTTGATCAAACTCTCTTTTTTGCGCCGCCGTCAAATACGATGGAGCTACAACGTTATCTGTCGAGCCACGCATTTTTTTCTCATGATCCGCACGTCGTTCTTTTTCTGATTTAGTCAGGTGCTTGGATTTCCCTTTTCCTTGGATCACTGCTAACGGTTGTTTATTTCTTCCCGCCATTTCTTCACCTCCTCAAAAAATATTCCAAAAACGGGTTTTTTCACATGGAAAGGGGGGCGAGCGGTCGCCATTGGCTTCCGCTCTAAATTTTCCGACCACCCCTCCCCTTTTGTTTTGATTTTTCGAACATCACACACTACTTAAGTTGTATCTTTTGCGCGGACTACTCACACTATTACATTCGTCGTGTTTGTTTTAATTGTTCGAACAATATGCACATTATGATTTGAAATCGTATTTCAATCTGTCTTCAGCTGTTTTGACAGCATGACACCTGTTGCACAACGATTGTAAATTCAAATGATAAATTCGCAAATGGTACGCAATTTTAATCGGGATAATATGGTCTACCATGTCGGCGCTCTGGATGTGCTTATCTTGTAGGCAGTGTTGACATAGCCCGTGGTCACGTCTTAGCGCATGCTCCCTTGCACGCTCCCACTCCTGTGACTTGTAGAAGGCTGCCCCTGACTTGTCCCTCTTGTGTTCGTCATAGTGCCGGTGCCTCGCTGCCTGTTGCTCTGCTTGCTTGTGCTCATGGTCCTCGCAGTAGCGTGTACGCGTCAGGTTGCCACACGCCGGATGACTGCATGGTCTTAGTGGTCGTTTGATAAGACAGCCCCCTCTCGTTTTTACTCACCCAGCATCGTCACAGGTGCACGCTGGTCGTGAGCCACCCCTTTATCGTTAACCATAGGCATGGATTTGTCGTAAGAATGTGTCGCATGTAAATAAATAGAATATGAAATTTAACTCCTAATTTAGAATTGAAGTATCTAGTTTTGATTTCCGATTACGAAAAAAGAAATCCGAAAAGGAAAAGGAAATACGAAATCCGATATAAGAAAAAGCCCACTCGATTGAGTAGACTTTGATTGTAAATATTGTCATTTAATTAGTAATACGATAACCAATATTAAAAGCATAATTGTATATGTTGCTCCGTTGTGTCTCACTAAGAACTCCCATGACTTTTCAATGCCACCGAATAATTTTTCATATGCGGCATTTAGCATTCAGCAATTGCTCGCGCATCGTCCATGCTTCGTTTGATTAATGCTTTGAGCGCAGTTTCACTTTGAATGAGCTCATTCAATCCAGCACCTGATTTACCTCGCATTGATACATGTAGCTTACGCATTTCCTTTTGAAGCTGCAACGTTTCAGCACTCGCATAAAAAGTAATATACTCACGCTTGCAGTGCGGACAACGAAAGTAATTCTTT comes from Sporosarcina sp. FSL K6-3457 and encodes:
- a CDS encoding HK97 family phage prohead protease, with the translated sequence MSKSREEKDKKEIRAIPIKLEIRSSGEDGKERTISGAIKYNTDSAEMRDYWGDKIVEQISDGAFTDSLKVRNVVGLWSHDTSKILGNTKSGTLRVYNESDELRFDLDIPATSDGNDAWTLIQRGDVDGLSFGMSNIKDKWSSENRADGKVYKRTILSADLFEISPVAFPAYPSNEVSARSLEDFKDSEKRAAQKVEDEIIKRKLELELELI
- a CDS encoding phage portal protein; its protein translation is MGAFARWFFGIKEEVAEERSNHVFELNKDDEKLLDFLGISKDSVNVRGKNALKVATIFSCVKILSESVSKLPIKIYQEDDNGIRKSSRHYFSSLLKLRPNLYMSTTSFFSALEAQRNLRGNSYASIEYDKKGKVKALWPIDSEKVTVYIDDVGLLNSSTKMWYIVNVGGKQVKLHPHEVLHFKNTVTLDGLVGIPTIDELKGLLENAKSAEKFINNFYKQGLQVKGIVQYVGDLNEDAKKNFREKFESMSSGLKNSHRIALMPVGYQFVPMSLNMHDAQFLENNEVTIKQLATAFGIKAHQLNDLDRSTHTNIEQQEQEFYNSTLLSILTMYEQEMTYKLFLDSEIDAGFYLKFNVDAILRGDLKTRYEAYRIGVQGGFLKANEARGKEDLPPEEGGDELLVNGNMIPISRAGEAYMKNNARITIDGGEDDD
- a CDS encoding terminase large subunit encodes the protein MSLLEKLIEYSESVLDGGTVACEKHKWACRRFLDDLTKQGTEAFPYVFSEMAAERFLDWMRLFKHRKGVLAGQYIDPHIIQQFIFGNIYGWLHVDTGLRRFNKAYWQVARKNAKSQSLGAVGSYESSAFGESSAEVYCAATKKDQAKIVWDEIDQMIRGNENLRDKFNVAYGTITHLKSDSFVKSLSKEDGKKGDGYNPQCGIIDEYHAHETDEMYEIIESGMGARSQPLMMIITTAGFNLNNPCYRVEYKYVSQIVNPHDPITNDQYFVMVNELDKDDDVKDESVWPKANPIICSYENGMNYLRSRIKAALDVPEKMRTYLTKNMNIWVDAKDGGYMNMKKWRLCIADEVDLKSYPVWAGVDLSTTTDLTSVGLVFKIDEKTYAVKQHSFMPEDRLQERMNTDNVPFSLWKDQGHLTTTPGAVVDYSYIEQYLLDLREAGYDIQEVNYDKWNATQFSQNMEKYNFTVVEIPQYINHLTGPTKGLRKAVFGKNLMHFDDPLLNWAMGNAVQKVSEQENIMLDKSKSTERIDPAAAIINAFARAMFGEVEIIDVSEFAEEDFLGMLWD
- a CDS encoding phage terminase small subunit P27 family, whose product is MAGRNKQPLAVIQGKGKSKHLTKSEKERRADHEKKMRGSTDNVVAPSYLTAAQKREFDQISSELMRLEIFSDLDVDALARYLDSKYQYLLIVKEMRKIKPTETITNPDGKKMTFANEDYPKLARVKNTLFTECRAAAADLGLTISSRLKLVIPTPEKKEESEFEKKFGDV
- a CDS encoding HNH endonuclease; protein product: MKRPLRPCSHPACGNLTRTRYCEDHEHKQAEQQAARHRHYDEHKRDKSGAAFYKSQEWERAREHALRRDHGLCQHCLQDKHIQSADMVDHIIPIKIAYHLRIYHLNLQSLCNRCHAVKTAEDRLKYDFKS